Part of the Bicyclus anynana chromosome 3, ilBicAnyn1.1, whole genome shotgun sequence genome is shown below.
gaatgtcaaccaatagcagtgcAACAGAATAATCActttctctttcgttgcgttgggacgaaaaaTTTGGAACTGGGACGAatccgccgccattggttgacattttgtctatttgtatTTGGTCACGTGCTAGGCCACAGGTGAGCCATCTTTGATGTGATATCTAACTTACTATtttaaaacatcgttactgtaaaataatttgttatgtCATACATTTGTCTGTAATAGGCCAGTTCTGCCTTACAGCAGCCATGTTAATATGATTCGTAGACTACTTGTGAAATATAAACACTCGTAATAGGCTCTGCAATGAGgtgttataattatattattaagcaAAAATTGTCTTTCCAATCATTAAATCAATTCgataatgttatattataacGATATATCGAGGACGTACCTTGACGCCTTTTTTAGACCAAATTCGCACCACTCTCGACATCAAGATATACGAGGCTCTGCAAGTCACGATAATCCGAACCACGTCGCACGACATCGACAAAAGcaagcttgtgttaggggtcACCCTAACACAAGTAACCCTCAGTAAAGAGGAATATGACGCAAGGAGGAGGAGAATAACATATACGTACTAAAAACGCCCTTAAGGGTGCACGATATAGCgtcacatttgtttttttttttattttttaccgcGTTTTCTTAGAACAGATCTACATAGtagtaattaagaaaaaaacctTTTCTATTTCTGTGATATGTCAACgtagatgaaaaaaaatatacctaccactattcgtttaaaaataatagatgccaagaaaatataatttacttgtaACATTACAAATAACGCTCTGTTCTTAACACTTGGACCACTACTTAACTGTAAGGACTCAACAGGGTGCCTGCCAAGAAATGTGTCGAAACCCGGTAACGtgttaaataatacattaacgGTGTCATACATAATTGAAGAGGAACCTTGTCGTAGAGACACAGCCTTAGGATTCTGTAGCGTGAATAAGGACATCTAAacgactttttaaccgacttccaaaaaggaggaggttctacgttcggctgtatgtatgttttttttttttttttttttttatgtatgtccagcgataattccgtcaattatggaccgattttaaaaattctttttttgttttgaagggtttacttccagggtggtcccatttttttcatgtcaggatctgatgatggcatcctggagaaattgaggggaactttcgaaagttgtagagacggctagtgcgtttgttagtgtttccataaggtattttaaaccactacaactttatgaaggtttggagttggtctgatgatggagccgaaacacagacgatggaactcgtcaacgatttacagcagtcaccttttgtttgggcttgattaatttgtattgatgagtaccttccacctatatgggttgtgactgtattaagggtctggtgatgaagacgaggaacagtgaagagaactcctcgacgtttcacagtagctaccttgtgtttggacttgataaatttgtattgatgagaactttccacctaaatggattgtgactgtattaagggtctggtgatgaagacgatggacagtgaagagaactcctcgacggttcacggtagctaccttgtgtttggacttgataaatttgtgttgatgagaactttccacctagatggattgtgactgtattaagggtctgatgatgaagacgagggacagtgaagagaactcctcgacggttcacagtaactaccttgtgtttggacttgataaatttgtattgatgagaactttccacctagatggattgtgactgaattaagggtctggtgatgaagacgaagcacagtgaagagaacctcctcgacggctcacagtagctaccttgtgtttggacttgataattttgtattaataagaactttccacttagataggttgtgactgtacacacgcagtaggtatgctaacactaaaaataaaaaaataaaaattttaataaaaaaaattcaaccgacttccaagtcaaaaaataactttaactaaaaagcaaaaaataacatcctacctatgtgctaccttctgatcagtttgaaggcggtgccaagccagtgtcgtgttttaattaaagctgtttctgaaagaaccacagaaattttgtagttaaaacgtgtttaattaaaacatcactggcttggcaccgccttcaaactgatcagaaggtagcacataggtaggatgttattttttgctttttagttaaagttattttttgacttggaagtcggttgaattttttttattaaaatttttatttgtattggcATTATTTTTAACCGGCTACCAAagaaagaggttctcaatttttcGCATATCGTCGGTCTAGATATGATAGCTTATAAGTGCAAACTGACCAACTTTACAGGAGAGACAAGAAACATCTTTTCGGTATCACTAAAAGTCGTTTTATGCGACTTTTagttaacttattttaatgtatGCACTACAATATATTTACGGTCTACCATCGCATCTGCAttctgcatcaaaatcaatttttaccaaaaattgttagttacgagatatcacatctagaccgacgatatgtgtttattattaatagtaatgGTGGACCCCTCAGTAAGTaggttgactgacgacatcaagcaattCGCacggatttgctggatgcaggcgggtcagaatcgtgatgtttgtaagtccctacaaaaggcctatgtcctgcagtggccgtccatcggctgatatgatgatgatgatgataataatgattttgaaaatcatttaaGAACATACTATATACTAGTACGACTCTTCCAAAGTAGTTGTTTAATAAAGCGACGCGGTCGAAACCGTTGATAATCAGGAATGGCGTCGGTCGGCTGCGGGttcgattataataatataatcccTACGTTTGAGACCACGGGTATGTTGCGACTGTGTGTATAGTTGAGATGGAGACACACTTGTTtgaatttttagtaatataaatagttatacACACTTACACTTGTAGGATGTGTGCATTCTAGGTACCTGCAAACTGCGGCATAAAACAGATATAACAGATATGTTCCACTTAATATAAAGCGTTTTGCCATTATAGCTTATTTTTCCCATGTCAACCTAAGGCATaggttttaaataaagtttttcgGTGACAGATCACAGAATTACATTGAACTACCCTGGATGAtgtatgtaacaaaaaaataattaattacatttagaACCACGATGTGTTTTACACATTAAAATTACGTTAACATTAAAATTACgtacttatataatttaatccactacctacatttattatgtattaatgttATTCTTACTTGTAAACAACAAAAGACTAATACCACCCACTAATGGCCACTTACAAATACCCTTAACCCAAGTAGCTTATTCAAAAGCGCAACAGATTTAAATAACCAATGCATTTAGTATACTAAAAGCCACCGCAGACTGTAGACTTTTTATCGCAAGACAGTTTAGTCGGTTTCCTAATCAATATGAACGTGTACGCTTGTGAACTTACTAAAGTAGTCGTATTCGAAAACTGTCGGTTTTCTTTTACGCCTCTATAGCTTAAGGTTACCTTAAAGGTAACGGAGGCCGTACTTACAAGCAATACCTACTGGATTCAATCCCTGTTCCATAGTATCATTAAACAAATTAAGATCATGACGTAATAACACATATAACACATtgaacaatatattattaaataatatagataattgaatgtatattgtttttattttaaaacttttattaggAACTAGGAATGTATGCAAACGCGAAAATCAGATATGCAAGCGAGAAAATCGCTTGGAGATGGAATATGGGAGCCAAAAAATGCCGGAAGCTCCAGATAGTGTATTATTCAAATCAGAAGTAGGTCTATAGTGTTCAGATCGATAGCATTCGTAGGTACGTAGCTACATATAGTCCATCAAATTATTGTATTGGCCGACATTATATCGGTATTGCCGACATTATATCGGTAATAAATGATAACTGCATGATTCTGAATTCACGTGCTGGAAAAAAATGGAAaggaaaaaagaagaagaaatgaaCTTACTGAAGTGGGTATTAGACACATTTATAACAGAAGAAAGAGAGCGccacattatattattaaagaagaAGACATATCGAATcacattatacataaatattgtatttcacTTTCGTAATAAATAACTAAGACACGAACGTAACAAACCGGTAAAAAGTCTAAAGTCTGCACCGGCTTCTAAAGGCTTAACACATCGCTAACTTACGCTGGGATTAGAAAACAATATCACTATTCATATTCGCGTATTTAGTGAGTTTCTATGAGTTTACAGTCAAGTTAACAGCAATAGGTAATTAGGATGGATCTCACACATAGCGACTTTTTTCGGTAGCCGTCTTTTGCTAAACGTCGTTAGAAAGTCAGTGAGATGAAAAATTATGTGCCTTCAAGGAAACGTTTAGCGAAAAGGGTTGATAATTTAAACGAAAAATAATTTCGATAATGGCGTAtttctatttgtaaaaataataatacttagtaGAAGTGGTAGAAGTCTGTAGACAGAACATTGAATCTGTCAACTGCCTCTATAGTCCAAAGATATGTAAGTGAGTTTGGGTATTTAGTTCTTGGGTTAGAgtcctgctaggctattctgtaggATGTCCTGCtaggatatttttataactcgcaagtgcgagtttcgaattcacctctatctctctctgtttaacacgataatgtagaatgagaaagatagcagtGAATTCGAATCTCGCACTTACGAGTTATACAATACATCGACTATGCAATATAGAAATCCTTCTTCtaaaaatcaaaacattaaaaatagtatattagTAGGCTGGAGGTGGGAAGTTGGGTGTTCCACCCTGTGCCTAGGAAAGCACGTAAAGTCGTCAGACATTAACTATCACtctaatggcaggcgtccacagatccgaaTCGTACTTGtcgaacgcatcgcatcaaacggattttagtattgttTGTATAGGCAGTCATACAAGTGCATCCACTGATCAGCATCctacggattttatctactgtaaaattaaaaatccgtttaacacgtacgatgcggatatgtagACGCCTGCCATAAGCCACAGCCCCTATTggcgcagcgtggtggatctaaactTCATATTCAAGAACGGAGGCCCGGCCTTCTAGTGGACTTTAGACTAgacttttgtttaataataaaacgagAGCCTGCCAGaaagaaagaatgaaagaaaaataaaagacctgaccaacgcatcgggctacgtcctcgagaTCTCTTTctttccactttgccagtggtcactagtttctctaagttatctcctgctctcctggcaatgtgaccgaagttcccgaggatcctctgaagatATGTGGTCTCTTCGAGATGTTTGACttgtgggaggcctcggccgtggctaattaccaccctaccgtcaaagacgtaccgccaagcgaattagcgtaaTGTGTTTATCGTCCAAGTCTCAGCTTCTTAAGTAAATATTGGAAAGAGCAGTGCAGGTCTTATGCAGCTGAAACATGATGCTTTTGGCCATTCAGATTCTTCTTCAGAATCTTGCTTGTATAACCTGTGATAAAAGCATGTGCTGACAAACACAGCCCATGCTTTCTACACAGAAAAAAAACTGTCTACACAGGTTTATTAGTCCATAgagaaaataaatgattttagatTTGAATTTGTTTATAGAACAAACGCAACATTCTTTGTGTAACACATTACATGCACCACAGCCCGCAAAAAGAACGGCGTAACTGTAAACTGAAACAAACTCGCATTTTATTGATCTTGACACCATTGTGAGGGGATTACGCCGTGGATTAAATGGACATGTCCATTGAGAGACTAGTATGCCAGGTAAGTGCGCATTAGATGTTTAAAGACTTTCATTTGGTACGTCATGCGCATAATTGGGTGGATTCGCTTCGGGGGATGATAATACATCCCCTTTGTAACACGTTACGTTACAGAAATGCTTATGGacattttgtttgtgtttcttttataaagaaaaatagattTGTGATGataaaaatcatgatttttaaaagttacataTATTacttatcaagccatattcggctcactgagctcggCTCattgagctcgagtgtcctctcagaatgagaggggttaggcccatagtccaccacgctgcccaaatgcggattggcagacttcacacatgtttattttgaaatttcataaataaagtttaataataagAGAGTCATTGCTTTACTGGGACcaaacgattatcactgacaggtctATTTTTGCTAATAGACCTGACATAGTGCTGGTCGATCGATCAGTGCggcgtgcaataattgttgatattactgttctaCATGACTATAATCTGGTTAAAaccgaaaaagaaaaagtatcaaaatacttggaccttccTCACGACATTACCTCCATGtgaaatgttgagtcaactattattgctCCGATAGTTGTGTCAgccaatggtcttatagcgaaaagcttcgaccaacatcttaagaagctttcactaaactgttggatcaagagtcggatacaaaaggcagtgattcttgagacggcgcgtattgtgaggaggttcctcactatggagccctgaccaccggttgcttgggcattcaaatgtcccgcagcgggagggtaatttttttttataagttttaatagtgttttgtataatttgtatgtataacattgttataaataaaaaaaaggagaaataattaaaagagagtcaataaaataatttatatcatcAGCCATTAAAATTCCTGACGAATCAAACCACATGATATGAGGACGCATAACACCGCattatttaacataattaattattaaaagacGCTCGCCCgtgacagacatacagacacaaCAAAAAGGTATCTACATTACGTCTTCATATCGACAGCCTCATCTGTTCACGGCTACATTAATAATTACCTGTGACGTTTGATTTCCGCTCGATTCGTATTTGGATAGTTCGGATGCCTTTTTGATCATTTTCTCATCATACTATTTCataagccgtgataacccagtggatatgacctctgcctccgattccggtctggaacatcgtgaggaaacctgcataccagagaattttcttaattttctgcgtgtgtgaagtctgccaatccgcattgggccagcgtggtggactattggcctaatccctctcattctgacaggagactcgatctcagcagtgagctgaatatgggttaataatgattcTATTACAGGAACACGACCTCTCTGGTGTTGTTGGTAGTCCaccacgtagagaattaagaaaattctcaggtatgcaggtttcccccttcaccgtttgagacttgtgatatttaatttcttaaaatgcacataactaaaaagttggaagtgcagattcgaacctacaccctcggaatcgaaggcagaggtcatattcactggactatcacgtaaCGTAATTGCCGTTCACATACACCTAAATGGTGAATCAATAACAATATTTCATTTCGctaaatgatatattttaacGTGATTAAAATACACCAAACGCAATTAAAAtgatacatttaataaaaaatcaatcatcattttataacagaaatcaatttaaattaaatagaaaagcGTAGATTTATCAATGACTCGTAGAAAAaagttactaattaataaatgtgggatgtgttaataaataacaagttGATCGGATTTAAGGTTCGGCGGTGAAGTTACAGAAACTCTTATTTCTTTATTCACAGTTTGCGCATTCGGTTAATAATGATGTTTGTAGGTCGgttattttctcaaaaactataAAAGAGAGGtcttataagtttgacgtgtctgtcagtctgtctttgTCAACATAGtccccgaacggatgaagccatttagttttttttattaaaggtgacttaagtgctagtgttcttagatatgtttgatggaAATCGGTTGAGCAGTTTAAAAGTTATAGGGGGGTAAAAGTGGAGAAAGAATAACCGACTGTATGCAAATATACTACAGTGGGGTTTCAAATGAAGGCACACTGAAATAGAATATGGATTTGAtgaagagtgtaattaataatttcatcacattcgggggtttttcaaaattctcaattttgtgttattattcACATATTTTTCAGGAATGGCTTTGGTAACACATACATATTGATAGATTCCTGGTACGTCAAATAGTTAACTGCTTAGTATTAGTAGCACAGAATTCATATTATACTTTATGTGCaagagtcatcattatcaacacatattcgacttttgagctcgagtctcctctcagaaagagaggggggggggggttgttaggccaatagttcaccacactggcccatgcagattagcagacgcagagaattaagaatattctctgataagcaggttaaattcataaaatgcacacaactgaaaacttggaggtacATGCATGTACctcccggattcgaacccacaccctccagtatcggaggcagaggtcatatccacatatACAAGAGTAGTATCTATTAATTAGTCATAGTTTCTCCTCCTCAAACATTTAAATagtcatacatttaaaaaaataatcgaatGTGACTCGAgcttggtaattttttttttgtatggtcAAGTATTACATTAAGCTATAAAAGCTTTGTTTAATAGTCTATAATTGGTCGACCTAACATGATTTTTATAGGCATTGTCCCGGTGTGTGACTTCTACCATGGAAACTCGATTGTTTAAtcgtgcgtgttgccagtgatgacctatagttccgagacttggttgctaactatgggcctcagaggaaggctcagaatcacacGGCGggtcagaaatgaggagatccgcagaagaaccaaagtacAGCTAGCAATACAGATGGGAAAATACCGAGGAGCCGTTCACCTATTATGGACTCACCTGAGTCCGGACAGAGGATAAGAATACATTTCTACACTCTGGAGATTTAAGATAAACACAATAGAAGCCACTGGAAAACATGGACTCATTCGAGGTTGGGATCATACCAGGGCCGTAATCCTcctttttgacggtctccgttgcgcagtggtatgcgcagtggatttacaagacccgGATTTGATTGAactggccgtggctagttaccaccctaccggcaaagacgtaccgctaagtgatttagcgctccggttcgatatcgtgtggaaaccgtaagaggtgtggattttatcctacttgTAACAAGTTAGATGGCATCATCAATTCAGCAAGTgatattatagtcaagggctaacttttaaagaatagaaaaaataatcttCAGAAATGAAGGAACGACTGCAGAGAGAGAGTTCGACAAATACTCGATCGTAAATACTTACCAATCGAGTTACATGAGTAGCGCGCTCTCGTCTGaggtcaataaataaataaatctcaaCGCtgccgtttttttttcttaatattaataacgctATCGTAATTACGTGAGTTGGCATCGAAAACAAACCGCAATTTTGTGGCCCGCATCATGGTTTATGGGTCAATTATAggcgttataattataatgtagaCCGATGTTTAGGACCTTTATAATGTTAAGTCGGTAATACACCAGCGCTATTTATTACTGACTAGTTGGGTgtgttatttaaagaaattaattatttttatttttagttgtgATATTCGATGACCCGGATCTCTTGGTTACCTGACTtctttttaaacgacttcaaaaaaggaggttctataACCTATCTAAGCTAATGACGaagtaatatttgattttttgtctgtttggtttatttgttacattacACAGATTGATACACATAATATGCAGACACACGCACATACGCAAATGAACAGTTACACAGACATATTGGCACACAGAATGCGCAGATACACTTATATATACATAATCAGATACGGGTGCACAGTTACGCATATTCACAGATACACACTCACACATATTCACGGATATGTAGCAGTAGCACACAGATACAGATATACCCAGGTTCACATCTGTGCATCTACACATATACACAGATACACAGACACAAATAcacagacatacatacacacgTTAAAGagaatatttgtttttgtatcggaggttaaaaatttactaaaagGTATAAGAACCActtgagaaaaagaaaaaagcatGCTGGTATGATGAGAATACTTAACACAAGTCAGTACGTTGGTACGTAATTTGTTTCGTGTTAATGTTTTCCACGCATATAATATTTCGCGATCAACGTGAGCAAAATCGATCTTATCTCCCGTGCATCTTAATTCGCAAAATGTGAGAATCGCATTAATCTTGACTGGGTACCAGGAATCTGGACATAATGATAATGGGTATTGACTgcgaaattttcaaaatattttaataaaaatcaagttgAAAACATCGAAAAGTGTTCGCAAGCTTTAATTTAAATCTTGTAACGACGAAGGTTACGAAGCTTCAAAATTGCTCCATCTAGCGGTGAATTTTTGAACTaccttaatttgtattttgtgaCAGGACGCCGTTAATAATAACTGCTTCCACAGAAACTTAAAATCACGCCATCTAGTAGCCTGCACTAAAACTAGCTTGTACAGGATGTAGTCGTCATGCGTTTTCGGCAATAGGTAAATACATCTCTGTAatgtttagttattattttaaaatattgtcatcttttttttaaatagattgacaataatttataatgtaaataaagtaaataatgttatgagaaatttcaaaataaacgaCATCTTGTGGCACATACCAAAGCTAGTTTATATCTTTAGAGTTCCACAATGTGATGGTATGTCTCCGCAATGTgtacttttaataatgtaatagatGTCACTACTTCTTtcacatttttcatttatttcattttcggGAATAGAGCAAAACGAGAgatatttattatgttagatAAACAAAATGTCTTTTAATTGAATTGTAATACTTTCTTCGTACAAATGCcttttacaatacaaaataattaactttactACAtaacaggtaggtaggtattttactACATCTACatccaataaataatttagaataattttTAGTCAGATTGTACCCCAATATCACAGTCCACTATTAAAAACAATTCCTACAATAAACACTTACTCGTACAAATCATCCTTAGGTAGGCAGGTGCAGTTTTACAATAATTGTcagcctgttttttttttaagaaaataaactacCTATCATTAGTATTTTCCATGATACTGATCATGATACGGAACCCACAGTTTTTAaagtcagtatttttttaatgacttcaaaaaaaggaagaggttctcaattcattTGTGGCTATTTCTCTTAAATCTTATAGTTATAGGTATACCAAATTTTGCAACAGTTAAATTATTCCAGTGGTTAAgacaaaataatgtatattatttacaagtataaACATCCACTTCTTCAACACAAGTGTCACATTTAACGACACAACAATTCACCATTTTACATCTGCACCTAGAAGCCACTGTTTTTTGAGTCACAACAAACCCGCGACCGCAGCACAAAGTTGCACAGTTGTGTTTGTCTTTACAAACCCTTCCTTTCGTACTCACACACAAGTTTGGAGTCTTCTGGAAATAAACCAAATTCTTAAGATCCATTTTCAACTTTCTTTTCACCTTTACCGTAACAGCTCTTTTAGATGTAAAATTCACTAGCTTTTTCTTCACCGCGTGGTGGTAATGTTTCTTCAATAAACCCATAGCTGAGTTGAAAGGACCCAGTCTTTTCCAGCAAGTCTTCGTTGTACACGAACCGGAAAATCCATGGCATTTACAAACTTCTTTCAACTGTTCGCCTATGGAATCAATACCTATGTTGACATCTTGTTTTAAAGCATCCGCTATTTGATCGTTCCCCGCTGTTTTCCATTCGAGAAAGTTCTTAGCAAATCGTTTACCGAATTTAAAATCATCGCCACAGCCTCCTCTCATTTGAACGTTCGAGGCGTTTCTAAAACTACCGATACAAGAACATCTGGATAGCTCACCAGAAGCACATCCTTTTGCTACTGCGTGAGTGATAGAAGCTGCCACAAGAGAGTGTATAAACGCAGTCTCTCTGTATATCTTTTTGAAAATACTCCTTTTTGGCTTCTTATTGAAAACAAGTGAACAGTTCCACCTGTCGTATTGAAAAGTCTCCTCACAAGCTTTAATTGCTTGCTGTTTCGCTTTGACTAGTATATTCGGCAAACCTGGCTCTCTTTTGCACATTTTTGACTGACGTGTAGACGATGTGAATACTTTACACGTGGCTGGATGAATAACTTCAGATCTGTCAGCGAATAAGGCTTCAACTGTCTTCTCTAGAACCGGTCGAGAtctgtaaaaaatatcattcGTTTAGGTAATTCCTGAAACCTGAGATTTATTCATAGGTAATGTTTTAAATAGCATGTCTCAACGAATTTGCACTCGGAATACGACCCATCTCACTCTTGAGAGAAGACTGGTGCCTTGTCGTGAgccattttattcaaattatgtACTCAATTTCACTTCATTATAAGTATTACTCACCCCTCAACATTTTTCAAAGCC
Proteins encoded:
- the LOC112057276 gene encoding protein Wnt-4; this translates as MFKSSVFTLLIYFTVSILALKNVEGSRPVLEKTVEALFADRSEVIHPATCKVFTSSTRQSKMCKREPGLPNILVKAKQQAIKACEETFQYDRWNCSLVFNKKPKRSIFKKIYRETAFIHSLVAASITHAVAKGCASGELSRCSCIGSFRNASNVQMRGGCGDDFKFGKRFAKNFLEWKTAGNDQIADALKQDVNIGIDSIGEQLKEVCKCHGFSGSCTTKTCWKRLGPFNSAMGLLKKHYHHAVKKKLVNFTSKRAVTVKVKRKLKMDLKNLVYFQKTPNLCVSTKGRVCKDKHNCATLCCGRGFVVTQKTVASRCRCKMVNCCVVKCDTCVEEVDVYTCK